A genomic stretch from Sphingomonas faeni includes:
- a CDS encoding CsbD family protein → MNTDTLSGTATDTSGKVKETLGGAIGDKSLQNEGVADQLSGTVQKTVGQAKDVVEENVRPLVDYVRQFSKERPFAAAAVAGVLGIALINTLRGK, encoded by the coding sequence ATGAACACCGACACCCTCAGCGGCACGGCAACCGACACCAGCGGCAAGGTGAAGGAAACGCTTGGCGGCGCGATCGGCGACAAGTCGCTGCAGAACGAAGGCGTAGCCGATCAGCTTTCCGGTACCGTTCAGAAGACGGTTGGCCAGGCCAAGGACGTCGTCGAAGAGAACGTGCGCCCGCTGGTCGATTATGTCCGCCAGTTTTCCAAGGAGCGTCCGTTCGCCGCAGCGGCAGTCGCCGGCGTCCTCGGGATCGCCCTGATCAATACGCTTCGCGGCAAGTAA
- a CDS encoding sensor histidine kinase, whose translation MIADETAEIPKAHAWKPEHLRLAVGAAGVALWAWNVDTDGFTMDERGFELWGLPWRAEVTFEELSAHIHPSDRDRVRSAFAATRAVLGSYETDFRIMIGEEVRWISARGQGEDVGIVGRTMFGIFLDVTGRKQAEEGNELLAGEMSHRVKNLLAIASGLTAITSRTAPNTQDMARELTERLSALGRAHDLVRPLPGGQGNAALLGDLLSVLLAPYDDMGAFKGRIRVAVERMGVGEAAATGLGLVIHELATNSMKYGALSAPTGTLDLSSTATDDDVILTWLERGGPEVESPNAGEGFGSKLVRRSVAGQLGGSIAYEWSAGGVIVTLTMRRDRLSS comes from the coding sequence GTGATTGCGGACGAAACTGCCGAGATACCGAAGGCGCATGCTTGGAAACCCGAGCATCTCCGCCTCGCCGTGGGTGCGGCGGGGGTCGCGCTCTGGGCCTGGAACGTCGACACCGATGGCTTCACGATGGACGAACGCGGTTTCGAGCTATGGGGCCTGCCGTGGCGTGCCGAAGTCACGTTCGAGGAATTGTCCGCGCATATCCATCCCTCCGATCGCGACCGCGTCCGATCGGCATTTGCGGCGACGCGCGCCGTGCTCGGCAGTTATGAAACCGATTTCCGGATAATGATCGGCGAAGAGGTTCGCTGGATTTCCGCGCGGGGGCAGGGTGAGGACGTCGGGATCGTCGGGCGGACGATGTTCGGAATCTTCCTCGACGTCACCGGGCGCAAGCAGGCGGAAGAGGGCAACGAACTCCTCGCCGGCGAGATGAGCCACCGCGTCAAGAACCTGCTCGCGATCGCCAGCGGCCTGACGGCGATCACCTCGCGAACCGCGCCCAATACGCAGGACATGGCGCGCGAACTGACCGAGCGGCTGAGCGCGCTGGGTCGGGCGCACGATCTCGTCCGTCCGCTGCCGGGCGGACAGGGTAATGCGGCGTTGCTCGGCGACCTGTTGTCGGTGCTGCTGGCGCCCTACGACGACATGGGTGCCTTCAAGGGGCGCATCCGTGTCGCGGTCGAACGGATGGGCGTGGGCGAGGCGGCGGCGACCGGCCTGGGACTGGTCATCCACGAACTCGCGACCAATTCGATGAAATACGGTGCGTTGTCGGCGCCGACTGGGACGCTCGACTTGTCCAGCACGGCGACCGACGACGACGTGATCCTGACCTGGCTCGAGCGCGGCGGCCCCGAAGTCGAGAGCCCGAACGCCGGCGAAGGCTTTGGCAGCAAGCTCGTGCGGCGATCGGTCGCGGGGCAACTCGGCGGCTCGATCGCGTATGAATGGTCGGCCGGTGGCGTGATCGTTACGCTCACGATGCGGCGGGACAGGCTGTCGTCGTGA
- a CDS encoding patatin-like phospholipase family protein: protein MTPGVEAEEAVRNFDVVLVLSGGNALGAFEAGVYEALHDLGLQPDWIIGASIGAINGALIAGSAPDRRIETLRTFWAPARSPVAFDFPWPSAFETSRRTNAVGWSTALGRPGIFGPMLSALTPWSDNRPSIFETNQLATTLETLVDFERLNVGACRYTATAVDLETGEDVVFDSTTTQIGPEHIRASAALPVAFPPVEVDGRWLVDGGLSANLPLDPVFRDPPSRPTLCIAVDLLPLHGPRPTTLGEAASRMQDLIFAAQSRRTIERWQVAYAGREDIAVSLVRLAYTEQQEEVAGKALDFSPITVARRWSAGKRAGMLAVEAIEAGTLSIGVPGLNTVEVGKHPVSARD, encoded by the coding sequence ATGACACCAGGCGTCGAAGCGGAAGAGGCCGTACGCAACTTCGACGTCGTGCTCGTCCTCAGTGGCGGCAACGCGCTCGGCGCGTTCGAGGCCGGGGTCTACGAAGCGTTGCATGACCTTGGCCTCCAACCCGACTGGATCATCGGCGCATCGATCGGTGCCATCAACGGCGCGCTGATCGCCGGTTCGGCCCCCGATCGCCGGATCGAAACCTTGCGGACGTTCTGGGCACCGGCTCGGTCGCCCGTAGCGTTCGATTTCCCTTGGCCAAGTGCGTTCGAAACGAGTCGCCGGACGAATGCGGTGGGTTGGTCCACCGCCCTCGGTCGCCCCGGGATCTTCGGGCCGATGTTGTCCGCCTTAACGCCGTGGAGCGACAACCGCCCGTCGATCTTCGAAACCAACCAGCTCGCGACAACGCTGGAGACGCTGGTCGATTTCGAGCGGCTTAACGTGGGCGCGTGCCGCTACACCGCGACCGCCGTCGATCTCGAAACCGGCGAGGACGTCGTGTTCGACAGCACCACGACGCAGATCGGACCCGAGCACATTCGCGCCAGCGCCGCGCTGCCGGTCGCGTTTCCACCGGTCGAAGTCGATGGCCGCTGGCTGGTCGACGGCGGCCTGTCCGCGAACCTGCCGCTCGACCCGGTTTTCCGCGACCCACCGTCGAGACCGACGCTGTGCATCGCGGTGGACCTGTTGCCACTCCACGGGCCGCGACCGACGACGCTTGGCGAAGCGGCCAGTCGCATGCAGGACCTGATCTTCGCCGCCCAATCCCGGCGTACCATCGAGCGGTGGCAGGTCGCCTATGCCGGCCGCGAGGACATTGCGGTGTCGCTAGTTCGGCTTGCCTATACCGAGCAGCAGGAGGAGGTCGCCGGCAAGGCGCTCGACTTTTCGCCCATTACGGTCGCGCGGCGCTGGTCCGCGGGGAAGCGGGCTGGAATGCTGGCGGTCGAAGCGATCGAAGCAGGGACGCTGTCGATCGGCGTTCCCGGTCTCAACACGGTCGAAGTCGGTAAACATCCGGTCTCGGCACGCGATTAA